From a region of the Sesamum indicum cultivar Zhongzhi No. 13 linkage group LG3, S_indicum_v1.0, whole genome shotgun sequence genome:
- the LOC105158537 gene encoding myb-related protein Myb4-like, whose protein sequence is MVRAPCCEKIGLKKGPWSPEEDKILVDHIRKHGHANWRALPKQAGLLRCGKSCRLRWTNYLRPDVKRGNFSKEEEETIINLHEMLGNRWSEIAASLPGRTDNEIKNVWHSCLKKRLKDDNNSCQDDKELSTSENPKSDPKVLENSNSSTSEQAVSSPQGPKVWTNSNFSTSESENEHWLEYFPQMDESLWWDLELQLEESNKFQFQFSLPKESQIDEFWYNLYIGAGEMTKLPEF, encoded by the exons ATGGTGAGAGCTCCTTGCTGTGAGAAGATTGGACTGAAGAAAGGACCCTGGAGCCCTGAAGAAGACAAGATTTTGGTGGATCATATTCGGAAACATGGCCATGCAAATTGGCGGGCACTCCCCAAACAAGCTG GTTTGCTGAGATGTGGGAAGAGTTGCAGACTGCGGTGGACGAACTATTTGAGGCCGGACGTAAAGAGGGGAAATTTCagcaaagaagaagaagaaaccatCATCAACTTGCATGAAATGCTTGGAAATAG GTGGTCTGAAATTGCAGCAAGTTTACCTGGACGAACAgacaatgaaataaaaaatgtctgGCATAGCTGCCTGAAGAAAAGGCTCAAAGATGACAACAACTCTTGTCAAGATGACAAGGAACTCTCAACTTCTGAAAATCCGAAATCCGACCCCAAAGTTTTAGAAAATTCCAATTCCAGCACTTCAGAGCAAGCTGTTTCTAGCCCACAAGGCCCCAAGGTTTGGACAAATTCCAATTTCAGTACCTCAGAAAGTGAAAATGAGCATTGGTTGGAGTATTTCCCTCAGATGGATGAAAGTTTGTGGTGGGATTTAGAATTGCAATTGgaagaaagcaacaaattCCAGTTCCAATTTTCATTACCGAAGGAATCACAGATTGATGAGTTTTGGTACAATCTTTACATTGGAGCTGGAGAAATGACAAAGTTACCAGAGTTTTGA